In a genomic window of Streptomyces koelreuteriae:
- a CDS encoding DMT family transporter, which translates to MGYLLLASAIAAEVGATTAMKYSDGFSRLGPSLLTLVGYVVSFALLAQTLKTVSVGTAYAIWAGVGTAAIATIGVLFLGEGVTAAKAAGIALIIVGVVVLNLGGGH; encoded by the coding sequence ATGGGTTATCTGCTGCTGGCCTCGGCCATAGCCGCCGAAGTGGGTGCCACGACTGCCATGAAGTACAGCGACGGCTTCAGCAGGCTCGGACCCTCGCTGCTCACGCTCGTCGGCTACGTCGTCTCCTTCGCCCTGCTCGCGCAGACGCTGAAGACCGTCTCCGTGGGCACGGCCTACGCGATCTGGGCCGGGGTCGGCACCGCGGCCATCGCCACCATCGGTGTCCTGTTCCTCGGCGAGGGCGTGACCGCGGCCAAGGCCGCCGGAATCGCGCTGATCATCGTCGGGGTCGTGGTGCTGAACCTGGGAGGCGGTCACTGA
- a CDS encoding TetR/AcrR family transcriptional regulator: MPRRYDPERRQRIIDAAIRVVGAKGIAGLSHRSAAAEADVPLGSTTYHFKTLDELLVAALRQANEGFAKVVAGRGGLQDPRTDLAAELAAWVGEWLAGDRTGVELEYELYLAALRRPALRPVAAEWAEGVAELLSRRTDPVTARALVAVVDGICLQVLLTGVAYDEAYAREVLGRVVGGCGGAGE, encoded by the coding sequence ATGCCCCGGCGCTACGACCCCGAGCGGCGGCAGCGGATCATCGACGCGGCGATCCGGGTCGTCGGGGCGAAGGGCATCGCGGGGCTGAGCCACCGCAGTGCCGCCGCCGAGGCCGATGTGCCGCTCGGCTCCACGACGTATCACTTCAAGACCCTCGACGAACTGCTGGTCGCCGCGCTGCGGCAGGCCAACGAGGGGTTCGCCAAGGTGGTCGCCGGGCGCGGCGGACTCCAGGATCCCCGGACCGATCTGGCGGCGGAACTCGCCGCATGGGTGGGAGAGTGGCTCGCGGGCGACCGGACCGGCGTCGAGCTGGAGTACGAGCTGTATCTGGCCGCCCTGCGCCGGCCCGCCCTGCGGCCCGTCGCCGCCGAGTGGGCCGAGGGGGTCGCCGAGTTGCTGTCCCGGCGTACGGATCCCGTGACGGCGCGGGCGCTGGTGGCGGTGGTCGACGGGATCTGTCTGCAGGTGCTGCTGACGGGGGTGGCGTACGACGAGGCGTATGCGCGGGAGGTGCTGGGGCGGGTTGTGGGAGGTTGTGGCGGGGCGGGTGAGTAG
- the dapD gene encoding 2,3,4,5-tetrahydropyridine-2,6-dicarboxylate N-succinyltransferase, with protein MTDTTAPRTTGAVAAGLATIAADGTVLDTWFPAPELATEPGPSGTERLSAERAAELLGDGATAAVGPDARRGVEVVAVRTVIASIDEKPVDAHDVYLRLHLLSHRLVKPHGQSLDGIFGHLANVAWTSLGPVAVDDLEKVRLNARAEGLHLQVTSVDKFPRMTDYVAPKGVRIADADRVRLGAHLAEGTTVMHEGFVNFNAGTLGTSMVEGRISAGVLIGDGSDIGGGASTMGTLSGGGNVIISIGERCLIGAEAGVGIALGDECVVEAGLYVTAGTRVTMPDGQIVKARELSGASNILFRRNSVTGTVEARPNNAVWGGLNEILHSHN; from the coding sequence ATGACCGACACGACTGCTCCTCGCACCACCGGCGCCGTGGCCGCCGGCCTCGCCACGATCGCCGCCGACGGCACCGTCCTCGACACCTGGTTCCCCGCCCCCGAGCTGGCCACCGAGCCCGGCCCCTCCGGCACCGAGCGGCTGTCCGCCGAGCGTGCCGCGGAGCTGCTCGGCGACGGCGCGACCGCCGCGGTCGGCCCCGACGCCCGCCGGGGCGTCGAGGTGGTCGCGGTCCGCACGGTCATCGCCTCGATCGACGAGAAGCCGGTCGACGCGCACGACGTCTACCTGCGTCTGCACCTGCTCTCCCACCGTCTGGTGAAGCCGCACGGCCAGAGCCTCGACGGCATCTTCGGCCACCTCGCCAACGTCGCCTGGACCTCACTGGGCCCGGTCGCCGTCGACGACCTGGAGAAGGTCCGCCTGAACGCGCGCGCCGAGGGCCTGCACCTGCAGGTGACGAGCGTCGACAAGTTCCCGCGTATGACGGACTACGTGGCCCCCAAGGGCGTCCGCATCGCCGACGCCGACCGGGTCCGTCTCGGTGCGCACCTCGCCGAGGGCACCACCGTCATGCACGAGGGCTTCGTCAACTTCAACGCCGGCACGCTCGGCACGTCGATGGTCGAGGGCCGTATCTCCGCGGGCGTCCTGATCGGCGACGGCTCGGACATCGGCGGCGGCGCCTCCACCATGGGCACCCTGTCCGGCGGCGGCAACGTCATCATCTCCATCGGCGAGCGCTGCCTGATCGGCGCCGAGGCGGGCGTGGGCATCGCCCTCGGCGACGAGTGCGTCGTCGAGGCCGGCCTCTACGTCACCGCCGGCACCCGCGTCACCATGCCCGACGGGCAGATCGTCAAGGCCCGCGAGCTGTCCGGCGCCTCCAACATCCTCTTCCGCCGCAACTCGGTCACCGGCACGGTCGAGGCCCGGCCGAACAACGCGGTGTGGGGCGGTCTGAACGAGATCCTGCACAGCCACAACTGA
- the dapA gene encoding 4-hydroxy-tetrahydrodipicolinate synthase produces MTTTTAPFGRTLCAMITPFTETGTLDLDGAQHLAARLVAQGCDGLVLSGTTGESPTTTDAEKSALITAVREAVPDSASIVAGIGTADTRHTTDLAREAEKAGADGLLVIPPYYSRPPQDAIEAHFREIADATELPLVLYDIPIRTGIRVEPETILRLADHPRIVAVKDCSQDFLAAQKVLARTDLAYYAGCDEHNLALYAVGGTGYVSTVANVISGHLRAVLDTFDAGDTARAAHLQQQATPLIEAIMSAGLPGTTTTKALLTALNLPAGPVRAPLRPADRATTDALLRLHGALTTA; encoded by the coding sequence ATGACGACGACGACAGCACCGTTCGGTCGCACCCTCTGCGCCATGATCACCCCGTTCACCGAGACGGGAACCCTGGACCTCGACGGCGCCCAGCACCTCGCCGCCCGCCTCGTCGCACAGGGCTGCGACGGCCTCGTACTCTCCGGCACGACCGGCGAATCCCCCACCACCACGGACGCCGAGAAGTCCGCCCTGATCACCGCCGTCCGCGAGGCCGTGCCCGACAGCGCGTCGATCGTCGCGGGCATCGGCACCGCCGACACCAGGCACACCACCGACCTCGCCCGGGAGGCCGAAAAGGCGGGCGCGGACGGCCTGTTGGTGATCCCGCCGTACTACAGCAGGCCCCCGCAGGACGCGATCGAGGCACACTTCCGCGAGATCGCGGACGCCACCGAACTCCCGCTCGTGCTCTACGACATCCCGATCCGCACCGGCATCCGCGTCGAACCCGAGACGATCCTCCGCCTCGCCGACCACCCCAGGATCGTCGCGGTCAAGGACTGCTCGCAGGACTTCCTGGCCGCCCAGAAGGTCCTGGCCCGCACGGACCTGGCGTACTACGCGGGCTGCGACGAGCACAATCTCGCGCTGTACGCCGTGGGCGGCACGGGCTACGTCAGCACGGTCGCGAACGTGATCTCGGGCCACCTGCGAGCGGTCCTGGACACCTTCGACGCCGGCGACACCGCACGGGCGGCCCACCTCCAGCAGCAGGCCACCCCCCTCATCGAGGCGATCATGTCGGCAGGCCTCCCGGGCACCACCACCACGAAGGCACTCCTCACCGCACTGAACCTCCCCGCAGGCCCGGTCCGCGCCCCCCTACGCCCCGCCGACCGCGCCACGACCGACGCACTGCTGAGGCTCCACGGGGCCCTGACCACCGCCTGA
- a CDS encoding phage holin family protein, translated as MTGTMERRVVRDEHHSVGELVGQAAEQLSQLVRQEVALAKEELAEKGRRAGRGGGLLGAAGAVAYAGFLALAGTGIAALSLVLSVWAAALIVTGVLFVIAAVLGVVGRGQLRRATPPTPEEALGSVKADVEEIRERAHR; from the coding sequence GTGACCGGAACCATGGAACGTCGGGTCGTGCGCGACGAGCACCACTCCGTGGGTGAGCTCGTCGGACAGGCCGCGGAGCAGCTCTCCCAGCTTGTGCGGCAGGAAGTGGCTCTCGCTAAGGAGGAGCTGGCCGAGAAGGGGCGGCGTGCGGGGCGTGGCGGCGGGCTGCTCGGTGCGGCGGGGGCGGTCGCCTATGCCGGGTTCCTCGCGCTGGCCGGGACGGGGATTGCCGCCCTCTCGCTGGTGCTCTCCGTCTGGGCCGCGGCGCTCATCGTGACGGGGGTGCTGTTCGTCATCGCGGCCGTGCTGGGTGTGGTCGGCCGGGGGCAGTTGCGTCGGGCGACGCCTCCTACGCCTGAGGAGGCCCTGGGCAGCGTGAAGGCGGACGTGGAGGAGATCAGGGAAAGGGCGCATCGATGA
- a CDS encoding DUF3618 domain-containing protein, with protein sequence MTDATSGAKGPDELRRQIERTRSELGNTVEELAGKADVKGRARARAADLRDKAGAMTVQLRSSAVQAGHTVQDKATHTGPRPVRNAVQAGLRHPRPVLVVGAAAGAVVAVGVLRRRRYGHW encoded by the coding sequence ATGACGGACGCGACGAGTGGGGCCAAGGGGCCCGATGAGCTGCGGCGGCAGATCGAGCGGACGCGCAGTGAACTCGGCAACACGGTGGAGGAGTTGGCGGGGAAGGCTGATGTGAAGGGGCGTGCGCGGGCGCGGGCGGCTGATCTCCGGGACAAGGCCGGGGCGATGACCGTGCAGTTGCGCAGTAGTGCGGTGCAGGCGGGGCATACGGTGCAGGACAAGGCGACGCATACGGGGCCTCGGCCGGTGCGGAACGCTGTGCAGGCCGGGTTGCGGCATCCGCGGCCGGTGCTGGTGGTGGGGGCGGCTGCGGGGGCGGTGGTGGCTGTCGGGGTGTTGCGGCGGAGGCGTTACGGGCATTGGTGA
- a CDS encoding antibiotic biosynthesis monooxygenase gives MSRRTEQQPDLTDPRIGAPLFSTWRVGTPERQGLTVEAIGRTWERRPWPADGLLGYHVYAGQDGSTLMHHSQWSGEHAFEAFVKTHRQERVDEIDTAVPGIERVGLGRYRRYRSRERAVGDVRVPGVIVTVRIDFEEGAGARREEWVDLVVKALGDDPETHAGLISAHFHLSTDGGHVLNYAEWESDQAYDDALAAPGSDAWERVRGYPGMTGSSGSRYRHALGLVPG, from the coding sequence ATGAGCCGTCGGACCGAGCAGCAACCTGATCTCACCGACCCGCGTATCGGTGCTCCCCTCTTCAGTACTTGGCGCGTGGGGACGCCCGAGCGGCAGGGGCTGACTGTCGAGGCGATCGGGCGGACGTGGGAGCGGCGGCCCTGGCCCGCGGACGGGCTGCTGGGGTATCACGTGTACGCCGGGCAGGACGGGTCCACGCTGATGCACCACTCGCAGTGGAGCGGCGAGCACGCCTTCGAGGCGTTCGTGAAGACCCATCGGCAGGAGCGGGTCGACGAGATCGACACCGCGGTGCCGGGGATCGAGCGAGTGGGGCTCGGGCGGTACCGGCGGTATCGCAGCCGGGAGCGGGCCGTCGGGGACGTGCGGGTGCCCGGGGTGATCGTCACCGTCCGGATCGACTTCGAGGAAGGGGCCGGGGCGCGCCGGGAGGAGTGGGTCGACCTGGTGGTGAAGGCTCTCGGGGACGATCCGGAGACGCACGCCGGGCTGATCTCCGCTCACTTCCATCTGAGTACCGATGGCGGGCATGTGCTGAACTACGCCGAGTGGGAGAGCGACCAGGCCTATGACGATGCCTTGGCTGCGCCGGGGAGTGACGCGTGGGAGCGAGTCCGGGGCTATCCGGGGATGACGGGGTCGAGCGGGAGCCGGTATCGGCATGCGCTGGGGCTCGTGCCCGGGTGA
- a CDS encoding endonuclease/exonuclease/phosphatase family protein translates to MPSKSSARLAALTVAAACSAASTIVLTTPAHADSVRVHDVQGSTRTSPYAGKQVTDVAGIVTGIRTYGSSRGFWIQDPNPDADPATSEGVFVFTSSAPKGVAVGDSVTVSGTVAEYVPGGATSGNQSLTEITKPTFTVLSSGNKLPAATTISSRSVPATYAPTGDTTANGSINALPLKPSKYALDHYEALEGMTVRVSDTRVVGATDPYTELWVTVKPHENRNRHGGTVYGAYDAQNTGRLQIQSLGATADFPKANVGDTLTGTTAGPLDYNQFGGYTLVASELGTLKTGDAKRETTRKQKKGELSVATYNVENLDPSDGTFAAHASAIVNNLKSPDIVSLEEIQDNNGATNDGTVAADQTLTKLIDAIVAAGGPKYDWRSIDPVNGTDGGEPGGNIRQAFLFNPERVSFTDRAGGDATTATDVTKIRGKAHLTLSPGRIAPADEAWKNSRKPLAGEFAFRGRTVFVIANHFNSKGGDQGLTSQYQPPSRSSETQRHQQATLVNAFVKDILDTQKNADVVTLGDINDFEFSTTAKLLEGRGELWSAIKSLPRNERYSYVYQGNSQVLDQILISPSIRRDCDFEYDSVHINAEFNDQISDHDPQVLRFRP, encoded by the coding sequence TTGCCGAGCAAGTCGTCCGCGCGTCTCGCCGCGCTCACCGTCGCCGCCGCGTGCTCCGCGGCTTCCACGATCGTCCTCACCACCCCCGCGCACGCGGACTCGGTCCGCGTCCACGACGTCCAGGGCAGCACCCGGACCTCCCCGTACGCCGGGAAGCAGGTCACGGACGTGGCCGGAATCGTCACCGGCATCCGGACGTACGGCTCCTCCCGCGGCTTCTGGATCCAGGACCCGAACCCGGACGCCGACCCGGCGACCAGCGAGGGCGTCTTCGTCTTCACCAGCTCGGCGCCGAAGGGCGTCGCCGTCGGTGACTCCGTCACGGTCAGCGGCACGGTCGCGGAGTACGTCCCCGGCGGCGCCACCTCCGGCAACCAGTCGCTGACGGAGATCACCAAGCCGACGTTCACGGTCCTCTCCAGCGGCAACAAGCTCCCCGCCGCCACCACGATCAGCTCGCGGTCGGTCCCCGCCACCTACGCGCCCACCGGCGACACGACCGCGAACGGCTCGATCAACGCGCTCCCGCTCAAGCCCTCGAAGTACGCCCTGGACCACTACGAGGCGCTGGAGGGCATGACCGTCCGCGTCTCCGACACCCGTGTCGTGGGCGCCACCGACCCGTACACCGAACTCTGGGTGACGGTGAAGCCGCACGAGAACCGCAACCGCCACGGCGGCACGGTCTACGGCGCCTACGACGCCCAGAACACCGGCCGCCTGCAGATCCAGTCCCTCGGGGCGACGGCCGACTTCCCGAAGGCGAACGTGGGCGACACCCTCACCGGCACGACGGCGGGCCCGCTCGACTACAACCAGTTCGGCGGCTACACCCTGGTAGCGAGCGAACTCGGCACGCTGAAGACCGGTGACGCCAAGCGCGAGACCACCCGCAAGCAGAAGAAGGGCGAACTGTCGGTCGCGACGTACAACGTCGAGAACCTCGACCCGTCCGACGGCACCTTCGCCGCGCACGCCTCCGCGATCGTGAACAACCTCAAGTCGCCGGACATCGTGTCCCTGGAGGAGATCCAGGACAACAACGGCGCGACGAACGACGGCACGGTCGCCGCCGACCAGACCCTCACCAAGCTGATCGACGCGATCGTCGCGGCCGGCGGCCCGAAGTACGACTGGCGCTCGATCGACCCGGTCAACGGCACCGACGGCGGCGAGCCGGGCGGCAACATCCGCCAGGCGTTCCTGTTCAACCCGGAGCGGGTCTCCTTCACCGACCGCGCCGGCGGCGACGCCACGACGGCCACCGACGTGACGAAGATCCGCGGCAAGGCCCACCTCACGCTGAGCCCCGGCCGTATCGCCCCCGCCGACGAGGCCTGGAAGAACAGCCGCAAGCCCCTGGCCGGCGAGTTCGCCTTCCGCGGCCGTACGGTCTTCGTGATCGCCAACCACTTCAACTCCAAGGGCGGCGACCAGGGCCTGACCTCCCAGTACCAGCCGCCGTCCCGCAGCTCCGAGACCCAGCGCCACCAGCAGGCCACCCTGGTGAACGCCTTCGTCAAGGACATCCTCGACACCCAGAAGAACGCGGACGTCGTCACGCTGGGCGACATCAACGACTTCGAGTTCTCGACGACCGCGAAGCTCCTGGAGGGCCGCGGCGAACTCTGGTCGGCGATCAAGTCGCTCCCGCGCAACGAGCGTTACTCGTACGTCTACCAGGGCAACAGCCAGGTCCTCGACCAGATCCTGATCAGCCCGTCGATCCGCCGCGACTGCGACTTCGAGTACGACAGCGTGCACATCAACGCGGAGTTCAACGACCAGATCAGCGACCACGACCCCCAGGTCCTGCGCTTCCGCCCGTAA
- a CDS encoding alkaline phosphatase PhoX encodes MSLTRRDFARTSAITGAGVALAGSVGALATAPNALASYDTDAAADSRHGVGYGPLVPDPKGILALPAGFTYRILTYSGRTKLESGEFTPSNHDGTATFDGPRGTTLLVNNHELKGPRANWEHPVPLTEGLVYDPAAAGGCTVVEVRPDGRVAEWVGIAGTSTNCAGGSTPWGTWLTCEENSDKAGVNGMTKDHGYVFEVDPCDRRANRSPKPLKFFGRYDHEAVVIDPRRGHAYLTEDAADPNGLFFRWTPPKGFVYGPGKFRKLADDAGVLQAPKCFDSGGKFVDDLSRATKIGTVYGVDWVDVPDRDARTVPVRKQFEDDQVTRARKLEGMWWGDGGAYIVSSYAREESPVQHDGQVWFYDPKRRTLTLKVLLGVNPDPSKDGALDGPDNITVSPYGGLVIAEDGEGVQHLFGATDSGRTYPIARNELNTGTEEEPEYSEFTGVTFSPDGRTLYANIQTPGIMLAITGPWKRQKR; translated from the coding sequence ATGTCGCTCACCCGTAGGGACTTCGCCAGAACTTCCGCGATCACCGGTGCCGGTGTCGCGCTGGCGGGCAGTGTCGGCGCCCTCGCCACCGCACCGAACGCGCTGGCGTCCTACGACACCGACGCGGCCGCGGACTCCCGGCACGGGGTCGGCTACGGGCCGCTGGTCCCGGACCCCAAGGGCATCCTCGCCCTGCCCGCCGGCTTCACGTACCGGATCCTCACCTACAGCGGCAGGACGAAGCTGGAGTCCGGCGAGTTCACGCCGTCCAACCACGACGGCACCGCCACCTTCGACGGTCCCCGCGGCACCACCCTGCTCGTCAACAACCACGAGCTGAAGGGCCCGCGCGCCAACTGGGAGCACCCGGTGCCGCTCACCGAGGGCCTCGTCTACGACCCGGCCGCCGCCGGTGGCTGCACGGTCGTCGAGGTACGCCCTGACGGACGGGTCGCCGAGTGGGTCGGCATCGCCGGCACCTCCACCAACTGCGCCGGTGGCAGCACCCCCTGGGGTACCTGGCTCACCTGCGAGGAGAACTCCGACAAGGCCGGCGTCAACGGCATGACCAAGGACCACGGCTATGTGTTCGAGGTCGATCCGTGCGACCGGCGCGCCAATCGCAGCCCCAAGCCCCTGAAGTTCTTCGGCCGCTACGACCACGAGGCCGTCGTCATCGACCCCAGGCGCGGCCACGCCTACCTCACCGAGGACGCCGCCGACCCCAACGGCCTCTTCTTCCGCTGGACCCCGCCGAAGGGCTTCGTGTACGGCCCCGGGAAGTTCCGCAAGCTCGCCGACGACGCCGGTGTCCTCCAGGCGCCCAAGTGCTTCGACTCCGGCGGCAAGTTCGTCGACGACCTGTCCCGGGCCACGAAGATCGGCACCGTGTACGGCGTCGACTGGGTGGACGTACCCGACCGCGACGCCCGTACCGTCCCCGTGCGCAAGCAGTTCGAGGACGACCAGGTCACCCGCGCCCGCAAGCTGGAGGGCATGTGGTGGGGCGACGGCGGCGCCTACATCGTCTCCTCGTACGCCCGTGAGGAGAGCCCCGTTCAGCATGATGGGCAGGTCTGGTTCTACGACCCCAAGCGCCGGACGCTGACCCTGAAGGTCCTGCTCGGTGTGAACCCCGACCCCTCCAAGGACGGCGCCCTCGACGGCCCCGACAACATCACCGTCTCCCCGTACGGCGGCCTCGTCATCGCCGAGGACGGGGAAGGCGTGCAGCACCTGTTCGGCGCCACCGACAGCGGACGGACGTACCCGATCGCCCGCAACGAACTCAACACCGGCACCGAGGAGGAGCCGGAATACAGCGAGTTCACCGGTGTCACCTTCTCTCCCGACGGCCGGACGCTCTACGCCAACATTCAGACCCCGGGCATCATGCTGGCCATCACCGGGCCTTGGAAGCGGCAGAAGCGGTAG